In a single window of the Streptomyces sp. CGMCC 4.7035 genome:
- a CDS encoding ArsR/SmtB family transcription factor, translated as MLRIHFTPEDFARIRMASSPDPLWEITCSLHRLQTARGRWAYADWYRDTRDTLAGTSLGEAVRRLLVPVLPRARYFPDFLTPHESVDGLDRGLAAIVDTPPTRVAHEVGMLARVSGAPAWAPRLVERETREELVKVLRAYHDAVIAPHQDRLRASIGGERALGAREALDTGIEGLLGGLSPAMRWRPPVLQVDYVEDRDLYLGGRGLRLVPSYFCWQAPIALADDTLQPVLVYPLRAARLPAPAFPSDASLAALLGRTRAAALRALALGATTSELARFLGISPATATHHTTVLRDAGLIMSQRSNNTVLHTLTPLGAAMLRRTLMSPSAGPVARVEL; from the coding sequence GTGCTGCGTATCCACTTCACGCCTGAGGACTTCGCACGCATCCGCATGGCAAGCAGCCCCGACCCGCTGTGGGAGATCACCTGTAGCCTGCACCGGCTTCAGACCGCGCGAGGCCGCTGGGCCTACGCCGACTGGTACCGCGACACCCGGGACACCCTCGCGGGCACATCGCTCGGTGAGGCGGTGCGCCGGCTGCTTGTCCCCGTGCTGCCCCGGGCGCGCTATTTCCCCGACTTCCTGACCCCGCACGAGTCCGTGGACGGACTGGACCGCGGACTCGCGGCGATCGTCGACACACCGCCCACGCGGGTCGCCCACGAGGTGGGCATGCTGGCCCGGGTCAGCGGCGCCCCCGCCTGGGCCCCGAGACTGGTGGAACGCGAGACCCGTGAGGAACTCGTCAAGGTCCTCCGTGCCTACCACGACGCCGTCATCGCCCCGCACCAGGACCGCCTCCGCGCAAGCATCGGCGGCGAGCGTGCCCTGGGCGCCCGCGAGGCGCTCGACACCGGCATCGAGGGACTGCTCGGCGGCCTGTCGCCCGCCATGCGCTGGCGCCCACCGGTCCTCCAGGTGGACTACGTCGAGGACCGGGACCTGTATCTCGGCGGACGCGGGCTGCGCCTCGTCCCCTCCTACTTCTGCTGGCAGGCGCCGATCGCCCTGGCCGACGACACGCTGCAGCCGGTGCTGGTGTATCCCCTGCGCGCCGCCCGGCTCCCCGCGCCGGCCTTCCCTTCCGATGCCTCCCTCGCGGCGCTGCTGGGTCGGACCCGCGCGGCCGCGCTGCGGGCTCTCGCCCTCGGCGCGACCACGTCGGAGCTGGCGCGATTCCTGGGCATCTCTCCCGCCACCGCCACGCATCACACCACGGTGCTGCGCGACGCGGGCCTGATCATGAGTCAGCGCTCGAACAACACCGTGCTGCACACCCTCACGCCGCTCGGAGCGGCGATGCTCCGCCGGACGCTGATGTCCCCGTCCGCAGGGCCGGTCGCGCGCGTCGAGCTGTAG
- a CDS encoding DUF397 domain-containing protein — translation MVSNEYTVSDSSTLTGWYKSSYSGGDQGECLEVARGHAGVPVRDSKAVTGPALVFSADGWTSFVTAVREGHIRG, via the coding sequence ATGGTCAGCAATGAGTACACCGTCTCCGACTCGTCCACCCTCACGGGGTGGTACAAGTCCAGCTACAGCGGCGGCGATCAGGGCGAATGCCTTGAGGTCGCCCGTGGCCACGCCGGCGTGCCCGTCCGTGACAGCAAGGCCGTCACCGGTCCGGCCCTGGTCTTCTCGGCGGACGGCTGGACGTCGTTCGTCACCGCCGTCAGGGAGGGGCACATCAGGGGCTGA
- a CDS encoding sugar phosphate isomerase/epimerase family protein, producing MTNAALERFSINQMTVKQLSLPELVDGCLELGVRGVGLWREPVQSYGVEATAKLVRDAGLAVTTLCRGGFFTAIDPDERAAALADNRRAIDEAATLGTDTLVLVSGGLPAGSKDLHGARERIADALAELGPYAEQHGVKLAIEPLHPMYASDRCVVSTLAQALDLAERFPAHQVGVTVDTYHIWWDDTAPEQIARAGAGGRIHTFQLADWITPLPEGVLNGRGQLGDGAIDMREWKGYVEAAGYAGPIEVELFNDELWARDGREVLAETAARFVEHVIQ from the coding sequence ATGACCAACGCGGCGCTGGAGCGCTTCTCCATCAACCAGATGACGGTCAAGCAGTTGTCGCTTCCGGAACTGGTCGACGGCTGCCTGGAGTTGGGGGTGCGGGGCGTGGGCCTGTGGCGGGAGCCCGTCCAGTCCTACGGCGTGGAGGCGACGGCCAAACTGGTCCGCGACGCGGGGCTGGCGGTGACCACGCTGTGCCGGGGCGGCTTCTTCACGGCGATCGACCCGGACGAGCGGGCGGCCGCACTGGCCGATAACCGCCGGGCCATCGACGAGGCGGCCACCCTCGGCACGGACACCCTGGTGCTGGTCTCCGGCGGCCTCCCGGCCGGGTCCAAGGACCTGCACGGCGCCCGTGAGCGCATCGCGGACGCGCTGGCGGAGCTGGGTCCGTACGCGGAGCAGCATGGCGTGAAGCTGGCCATCGAGCCGCTCCACCCCATGTACGCGTCCGACCGCTGCGTGGTCTCCACCCTCGCCCAGGCCCTGGACCTCGCGGAACGCTTCCCCGCACACCAGGTGGGCGTAACCGTGGACACGTACCACATCTGGTGGGACGACACGGCGCCGGAGCAGATCGCCCGCGCGGGCGCGGGCGGCCGTATCCACACCTTCCAACTCGCCGACTGGATCACCCCGTTGCCGGAGGGCGTCCTCAACGGCCGCGGACAGCTCGGTGACGGTGCGATCGACATGCGGGAGTGGAAGGGCTACGTGGAAGCGGCCGGATACGCCGGGCCCATCGAAGTCGAGCTGTTCAACGACGAGTTGTGGGCGCGGGACGGGCGTGAGGTGCTCGCGGAAACCGCGGCGCGGTTCGTAGAACACGTGATCCAATGA
- a CDS encoding dihydrodipicolinate synthase family protein translates to MTIRLPDSSGRLRTYEPRREPLALSAGTPFTARTVFSAAHVVADPYADVSPDSPAAVDWDATLAFRRHLWSHGLGVAEAMDTAQRGMGLDWAGAAELIRRSAAEAKSVGGRIACGVGTDQITAGSLEEIRAAYEEQLAVVEEAGAQAILMASRALAATAKGPEDYLEIYGHLLRQAADPVILHWLGPMFDPALDGYWGSSDLDAATDTFLEVIAAHPDKVDGIKVSLLDAQREIDLRRRLPQGVRCYTGDDFNYPELIAGDEQGFSHALLGIFDPLGPLAAQAVRVLDTGDAKGFRELLDPTVELSRHLFQAPTRFYKTGVVFLAWLAGHQEHFTMVGGLQSARSLPHFVKAYELADGLGLFPNPELAEERMKTLLSLYGVAR, encoded by the coding sequence GTGACCATCCGACTCCCGGACTCCAGCGGGCGGCTCCGGACGTACGAGCCGCGCCGCGAACCCCTCGCCCTCTCCGCCGGCACCCCTTTCACCGCCCGTACGGTCTTCTCGGCGGCCCACGTCGTCGCCGACCCGTACGCGGACGTCTCCCCCGACTCGCCCGCTGCCGTCGACTGGGACGCCACGCTCGCCTTCCGCCGCCACCTGTGGTCGCACGGGCTCGGTGTGGCCGAGGCCATGGACACCGCCCAGCGCGGGATGGGCCTGGACTGGGCGGGCGCGGCGGAGCTGATCCGCCGTAGCGCCGCCGAGGCCAAGTCGGTCGGCGGCCGTATCGCGTGCGGCGTCGGCACCGACCAGATCACCGCCGGCTCCCTGGAAGAGATCCGCGCGGCGTACGAGGAACAGCTCGCCGTGGTCGAGGAGGCGGGCGCGCAGGCGATCCTGATGGCCTCGCGCGCGCTGGCCGCCACGGCCAAGGGCCCCGAGGACTACCTGGAGATCTACGGCCACCTGCTGCGCCAGGCCGCCGACCCGGTGATCCTGCACTGGCTCGGCCCGATGTTCGACCCGGCCCTCGATGGCTACTGGGGTTCGAGCGACCTGGACGCGGCCACGGACACGTTCCTGGAGGTCATCGCGGCCCACCCCGACAAGGTGGACGGCATCAAGGTCTCCCTGCTGGACGCCCAGCGTGAGATCGACCTGCGCCGCCGTCTCCCGCAGGGCGTGCGCTGCTACACGGGCGACGACTTCAACTACCCCGAGCTGATCGCGGGCGACGAGCAGGGCTTCAGCCACGCGCTGCTCGGCATCTTCGACCCGTTGGGCCCGCTGGCCGCGCAGGCGGTACGGGTCCTGGACACAGGCGACGCCAAGGGCTTCCGGGAGCTGCTCGACCCGACGGTGGAGCTGTCCCGCCACCTGTTCCAGGCGCCGACCCGCTTCTACAAGACGGGCGTCGTCTTCCTGGCCTGGCTCGCGGGCCACCAGGAGCACTTCACGATGGTCGGCGGCCTCCAGTCGGCCCGATCCCTCCCGCACTTCGTCAAGGCGTACGAACTCGCCGACGGTCTCGGCCTGTTCCCGAACCCGGAGCTGGCGGAGGAGCGGATGAAGACGCTGCTGTCCCTTTACGGAGTGGCCCGATGA
- a CDS encoding Gfo/Idh/MocA family protein: protein MTRKTVRIAMNGVTGRMGYRQHLVRSILAIREQGGLDLGDGTVLWPEPVLVGRREHALKALAERHGLDHWSTDVDAVLADPDVEIYFDAQVTSAREESIKKAIAAGKHIYTEKPTATGLEGALELARLAHEKGIKHGVVQDKIFLPGLLKLKRLIDGGFFGRILSVRGEFGYWVFEGDWQPAQRPSWNYRAEDGGGIVVDMFPHWEYVLHELFGRVKSVQALTATHIPQRWDENGKPYDATADDAAYGIFELEGGAIAQINSSWAVRVNRDELVEFQVDGTEGSAVAGLRKCRVQHRSATPKPVWNPDIPATEVFRDQWQEVPDNAEFDNGFKAQWELFLKHVYADAPYHWDLLAGARGVQLAELGLKSSAEGRRLDVPEISL from the coding sequence GTGACACGCAAGACGGTGCGCATCGCCATGAACGGCGTGACGGGACGCATGGGCTACCGCCAGCACCTCGTCCGCTCCATCCTGGCCATCCGCGAACAGGGCGGCCTCGACCTGGGCGACGGCACCGTGCTGTGGCCCGAGCCGGTCCTCGTCGGCCGCCGCGAGCACGCCCTGAAGGCGCTGGCCGAGCGGCACGGCCTCGACCACTGGTCGACGGACGTGGACGCGGTCCTCGCCGACCCGGACGTGGAGATCTACTTCGACGCCCAGGTCACCTCCGCCCGCGAGGAGTCGATCAAGAAGGCGATCGCGGCGGGCAAGCACATCTACACGGAGAAGCCGACGGCGACGGGCCTGGAGGGCGCCCTGGAGCTGGCCCGGCTCGCCCACGAGAAGGGCATCAAGCACGGCGTCGTCCAGGACAAGATCTTCCTGCCCGGCCTGCTGAAGCTGAAGCGCCTCATCGACGGCGGGTTCTTCGGCCGGATCCTGTCGGTCCGTGGCGAGTTCGGCTACTGGGTCTTCGAGGGCGACTGGCAGCCCGCCCAGCGCCCCTCCTGGAACTACCGCGCCGAGGACGGCGGCGGCATCGTCGTCGACATGTTCCCGCACTGGGAGTACGTGCTGCACGAGCTGTTCGGCCGCGTGAAGTCCGTCCAGGCCCTCACCGCCACCCACATCCCGCAGCGCTGGGACGAGAACGGCAAGCCCTACGACGCCACAGCCGACGACGCCGCGTACGGCATCTTCGAGCTGGAGGGCGGCGCGATCGCCCAGATCAACTCCTCCTGGGCCGTGCGCGTCAACCGCGACGAACTCGTCGAGTTCCAGGTGGACGGCACGGAAGGCTCGGCCGTCGCCGGGCTGCGCAAGTGCCGCGTCCAGCACCGCTCCGCCACCCCGAAGCCCGTCTGGAACCCGGACATCCCCGCCACCGAGGTCTTCCGCGACCAGTGGCAGGAGGTGCCGGACAACGCCGAGTTCGACAACGGCTTCAAGGCCCAGTGGGAGCTGTTCCTCAAGCACGTCTACGCCGACGCGCCCTACCACTGGGACCTGCTGGCCGGCGCCCGTGGCGTCCAGCTCGCCGAACTGGGCCTGAAGTCCTCGGCCGAGGGCCGCCGTCTCGACGTACCGGAGATCTCCCTGTGA
- a CDS encoding LacI family DNA-binding transcriptional regulator — MTVTLADVAARAQVSPATVSRVLNGNYPVAASTRERVLRAVDELDYVLNGPASALAAATSDLVGILVNDIADPFFGIMASAIQAEIGGPGGRAGGERLGVVCNTGGSPERELTYLTLLQRQRAAAVVLTGGAVEDTAHVEAVNAKLSKLAAAGTRVVLCGRPPAPEAIALTFDNRGGGQRLTEHLIGLGHRRLGYIAGPEERTTTRHRLEGHRAALAAAGIEDDPRLTVHGRYDRRSGYEATLELLRREPSLTAVVAANDTVALGACAALRDSGLRIPDDVSVAGFDDLPFSIDAVPALTTVRLPLAEAGARAGRIAMGREEPPPGGIATVRGELMVRGSTGAPRA, encoded by the coding sequence ATGACGGTGACCCTGGCGGACGTGGCGGCGCGCGCGCAGGTGTCGCCCGCCACCGTGTCGCGTGTGCTGAACGGGAACTATCCGGTGGCGGCCTCCACCCGGGAGCGGGTGCTGCGCGCCGTGGACGAGCTGGACTACGTCCTCAACGGCCCGGCGAGCGCGCTCGCGGCGGCCACCTCCGACCTGGTCGGGATCCTGGTGAACGACATCGCGGACCCGTTCTTCGGGATCATGGCGAGCGCGATCCAGGCGGAGATCGGGGGCCCGGGGGGACGGGCCGGCGGCGAGCGGCTCGGCGTGGTCTGCAACACCGGCGGCTCACCGGAGCGGGAACTGACGTATCTGACGCTGCTCCAGCGGCAGCGGGCGGCGGCCGTGGTGCTGACCGGCGGCGCGGTGGAGGACACCGCGCACGTGGAGGCCGTGAACGCGAAGCTGAGCAAGCTCGCGGCCGCGGGGACACGCGTGGTGCTGTGCGGGCGGCCGCCCGCCCCCGAGGCGATCGCGCTGACCTTCGACAACCGTGGGGGCGGGCAGCGGCTCACCGAGCACCTGATCGGGCTCGGACACCGGCGGCTCGGGTACATCGCGGGCCCGGAGGAGCGCACGACGACCCGGCACCGGCTGGAGGGGCACCGGGCGGCCCTCGCGGCGGCGGGGATCGAGGACGACCCCCGGCTGACGGTGCACGGTCGCTACGACCGCCGCTCCGGCTACGAGGCGACGCTGGAGCTGCTGCGCCGGGAGCCGTCGTTGACGGCGGTCGTGGCGGCGAACGACACGGTGGCGCTGGGCGCGTGTGCGGCGCTGCGGGACTCGGGCCTGCGCATCCCCGACGACGTCTCGGTGGCCGGCTTCGACGACCTCCCGTTCTCGATCGACGCGGTACCGGCGCTGACGACGGTACGGCTGCCGCTGGCGGAGGCGGGCGCTCGGGCCGGGCGCATCGCGATGGGCCGTGAGGAGCCGCCGCCGGGCGGGATCGCCACGGTGCGGGGGGAGCTGATGGTGCGGGGGTCGACGGGGGCGCCGCGGGCCTGA
- a CDS encoding DUF4267 domain-containing protein — translation MSLKKINTVLAAAFILFILWFGSEFILSPEATAPSFGLPSWPSGDGGGFLIIKGIRDVVLALVLGILLVTGHRRALGWVLLVEALAAYGDMATVLAHHGSVATALGVHCLTATLMVVNGLLIMRETRKVAAAPATPAPQPA, via the coding sequence ATGTCGCTGAAGAAGATCAACACCGTCCTGGCTGCCGCCTTCATCCTCTTCATCCTCTGGTTCGGGTCGGAGTTCATCCTGAGCCCGGAGGCGACGGCGCCGAGCTTCGGTCTGCCGAGCTGGCCGTCCGGCGACGGCGGCGGCTTCCTGATCATCAAGGGAATCCGCGACGTCGTCCTGGCCCTGGTCCTGGGCATCCTGCTGGTGACGGGCCACCGCCGGGCGCTGGGCTGGGTGCTGCTGGTGGAGGCCCTCGCCGCGTACGGCGACATGGCCACCGTGCTGGCCCACCACGGCTCCGTGGCCACCGCGCTCGGCGTCCACTGCCTGACCGCGACACTGATGGTGGTCAACGGCCTGCTGATAATGCGCGAGACCCGCAAGGTCGCGGCCGCTCCGGCAACGCCGGCCCCGCAGCCCGCCTGA
- a CDS encoding DUF1772 domain-containing protein, with the protein MLNALEVVTTVIVGLMVGVEFSVAFVMNRILDALPEDSGQLGHAHGGRMLGAVMPFWYIGSLVLSAIWAVAGWHHHGAGLVVTAAGLLIVSVVMSMLLLVPINNRNKTWTPDNRPADWKQQLHRWDRYHYVRVAVIIAAFTLLVAALA; encoded by the coding sequence ATGCTCAACGCACTCGAGGTCGTCACCACCGTGATCGTCGGCCTGATGGTGGGGGTGGAGTTCTCCGTCGCCTTCGTCATGAACCGGATCCTGGACGCGCTTCCCGAGGACAGCGGCCAGCTCGGCCACGCCCACGGCGGCCGGATGCTCGGCGCCGTCATGCCGTTCTGGTACATCGGCTCGCTCGTCCTCAGCGCGATCTGGGCCGTCGCCGGATGGCACCACCACGGCGCCGGACTCGTCGTCACCGCCGCCGGCCTGCTGATCGTCAGCGTGGTCATGTCGATGCTGCTGCTCGTCCCGATCAACAACCGGAACAAGACGTGGACCCCCGACAACCGGCCCGCCGACTGGAAGCAGCAGCTGCACCGCTGGGACCGCTACCACTACGTCCGCGTCGCCGTCATCATCGCCGCCTTCACCCTGCTCGTCGCCGCCCTCGCCTGA
- a CDS encoding TetR/AcrR family transcriptional regulator: MSVQERKQRERASRERLIVATARELAEQQGWDAVTTRRLAERIEYSQPVLYSHFRGKREIIGAVALQGAAELATAVRAATSAADGPRARVTALAHAYLDFAAHNPAVYDALFQLDGGLAYAQEDTPEPLKDAFAALLESLAEVAGDGVEPGLFTEVFWASLHGLATLTRAGRLLPEDAEPRVELLVDRLAVV, translated from the coding sequence ATGTCGGTACAGGAACGCAAACAGCGCGAACGGGCCAGCCGCGAGCGCCTCATCGTGGCGACAGCCCGCGAACTCGCCGAGCAGCAGGGCTGGGACGCGGTCACCACCCGTCGGCTCGCCGAGCGCATCGAATACAGTCAGCCCGTCCTCTACAGCCACTTCCGCGGCAAGCGCGAGATCATCGGCGCCGTCGCCCTTCAGGGGGCCGCCGAACTGGCCACAGCGGTGCGGGCCGCGACCTCCGCCGCGGACGGCCCGCGCGCCCGGGTCACCGCCCTCGCCCACGCCTACCTCGACTTCGCCGCACACAACCCGGCGGTCTACGACGCCTTGTTCCAGCTCGACGGCGGCCTGGCGTACGCGCAGGAGGACACCCCGGAGCCTTTGAAGGACGCCTTCGCCGCCCTGCTGGAGAGCCTCGCCGAGGTCGCCGGGGACGGCGTCGAACCGGGGCTGTTCACCGAGGTGTTCTGGGCGTCCCTGCACGGCCTGGCGACCCTGACCCGCGCGGGCCGCCTGCTGCCCGAGGACGCCGAGCCGAGGGTGGAGCTGCTGGTGGACCGACTCGCCGTGGTCTGA
- a CDS encoding nuclear transport factor 2 family protein, with protein MTTESDRTAIHTLVHRLFRALDAREFAPGWMNDFGTADARMETPLGTTEGAEAVRAAEEALGRYDRTQHIASGILLDVDAGTGRGTASWNALMTHVHHDGTLFTVGGHYEADLRRTPDGWRFSRVAVRAVWTQGRPPLLPEQPARVDAATA; from the coding sequence ATGACCACCGAAAGCGACCGCACAGCCATCCACACCCTCGTCCACCGCCTCTTCCGCGCACTCGACGCACGCGAGTTCGCCCCCGGGTGGATGAACGACTTCGGCACCGCCGACGCACGCATGGAGACCCCCCTCGGGACCACCGAGGGCGCCGAGGCCGTCCGGGCCGCGGAGGAGGCGCTCGGGCGCTACGACCGTACGCAGCACATCGCCTCCGGGATCCTCCTGGATGTCGATGCCGGGACGGGTCGGGGCACCGCCTCATGGAACGCCCTGATGACCCACGTCCACCACGACGGCACCCTCTTCACGGTCGGCGGCCACTACGAGGCGGACCTGCGCCGCACCCCCGACGGCTGGCGCTTCAGCCGGGTCGCGGTCCGGGCCGTCTGGACTCAGGGGCGGCCGCCTCTCCTGCCGGAACAGCCCGCGCGCGTCGACGCCGCCACTGCTTGA
- a CDS encoding sugar phosphate isomerase/epimerase family protein, with amino-acid sequence MKLAFSTLGVPGLPVPEVLRLATAHGYHGVELRAHPEEPVHPGIDRGERADVAAGFKEAGVEILGLAGYARAAAPGDDAPVLEEIRGLVDLAHDLGAPFVRVFPGAGTGQSREEADATAARRLATAAEHAADLGVRILLETHDSHRTGADALPILGAVGHRHVGALWDVMHTWLGGEQPQETYAALAPYLGYVQVKDIASADDTTPLPLGSGVLPLTECVDVLSRHGWDGWLCWEYEKRWYEAAAPLPELLGPGREHLARLLNESA; translated from the coding sequence ATGAAGCTGGCGTTCTCCACCCTCGGCGTCCCCGGCCTGCCCGTACCGGAGGTGCTGCGGCTCGCGACCGCGCACGGCTACCACGGCGTCGAGCTGCGCGCACACCCGGAGGAGCCGGTGCACCCCGGCATCGACCGGGGCGAACGGGCCGACGTGGCGGCCGGGTTCAAGGAGGCGGGGGTCGAGATCCTGGGGCTCGCGGGGTACGCGCGCGCCGCCGCGCCGGGTGACGACGCTCCCGTGCTCGAAGAGATCCGCGGCCTCGTCGACCTCGCCCACGATCTGGGCGCCCCGTTCGTCCGCGTCTTCCCGGGCGCCGGCACCGGGCAGAGCCGCGAGGAGGCCGACGCCACCGCCGCCCGGCGCCTGGCCACCGCCGCCGAGCACGCCGCCGACCTGGGCGTACGGATCCTTCTTGAGACCCACGACTCGCACCGCACCGGCGCCGACGCCCTCCCCATCCTGGGCGCCGTCGGCCACCGTCACGTGGGCGCGCTGTGGGACGTCATGCACACCTGGCTGGGCGGGGAACAGCCGCAGGAGACATACGCGGCCCTGGCGCCGTATCTCGGCTACGTCCAGGTCAAGGACATCGCGTCCGCCGACGACACCACCCCGCTTCCCCTGGGCTCCGGCGTCCTGCCGCTCACCGAGTGCGTGGACGTCCTCTCCCGCCACGGCTGGGACGGCTGGCTGTGCTGGGAGTACGAGAAGCGGTGGTACGAGGCGGCGGCGCCGCTTCCGGAGCTGCTCGGGCCCGGGCGGGAGCATCTGGCCCGGTTGCTGAACGAGTCGGCGTAA
- a CDS encoding RBBP9/YdeN family alpha/beta hydrolase: MSTNDTREAPHTTPEPPRAYLILHGWQNHRPKGHWQHWLADRLTALGHHVTYPQLPDPDDPDPDAWLAELARHLDGLPGDGERVVVAHSLSTVLWLHAVARGVKGLDVDRVLLVAPPSASFLGRHPEVAAFAVPPLDGLPLPAPTRLVAGDDDPCCPEGARTAFGDPLGIPTEIIPGAAHLDLDAGYGSWPAVLEWCLDASTRLTARPA; this comes from the coding sequence ATGAGCACGAACGACACCAGGGAAGCTCCGCACACCACCCCGGAGCCCCCGCGCGCCTACCTCATCCTCCACGGCTGGCAGAACCACCGCCCCAAGGGCCACTGGCAGCACTGGCTGGCCGACCGGCTCACCGCACTGGGCCACCACGTCACCTACCCCCAGCTGCCCGACCCCGACGACCCCGATCCGGACGCGTGGCTCGCGGAGCTGGCCCGCCACCTCGACGGGCTGCCGGGAGACGGGGAGCGGGTCGTGGTCGCCCACAGTCTGTCCACCGTGCTGTGGCTGCACGCCGTCGCACGCGGGGTGAAGGGCCTCGACGTGGACCGGGTGCTGCTCGTGGCCCCGCCGTCCGCCTCCTTCCTCGGACGCCACCCGGAGGTCGCCGCCTTCGCCGTGCCCCCGCTCGACGGCCTGCCGCTGCCCGCGCCCACCCGCCTTGTCGCGGGCGACGACGACCCGTGCTGCCCGGAGGGCGCCCGGACCGCCTTCGGGGATCCCCTCGGCATCCCGACCGAGATCATTCCCGGCGCCGCCCACCTCGACCTGGACGCCGGCTACGGCTCCTGGCCCGCCGTACTGGAGTGGTGCCTCGACGCCTCCACCCGCCTCACGGCACGTCCGGCGTAG
- a CDS encoding LysR family transcriptional regulator, with translation MGEVSDSFTVDLRRLTVLRELQRRGSLARTAEALHLTPSAVSQQIAALAREAGVPLTERDGRGVRLTGQARVLLAHADLIAAQLERARADLAAYGDGGRGSVTIGCFSSAILGLLPGALRALGERLPHVRVDVVEAEPPDLFTALDAGQVDVAVAVDFAAAPPHTDGRYRRVDLLTDVLDIAVPADHRLAGRDRVPLRELATDPWIVGDARSCCGAVARSVCAAAGFTPDIRHAVNDWGALAALVEAGQGVALVPRLVQPLYAHRRLALLTTEGTPPSRNVFAAVRTGSEGDPVLTAVREQLRYSAAELFAYRSPERARTAW, from the coding sequence GTGGGAGAGGTAAGCGATTCCTTCACTGTCGATCTGCGCCGCCTGACCGTCCTGCGCGAACTCCAGCGCCGGGGCAGCCTGGCGAGGACCGCCGAGGCGCTGCACCTGACGCCGTCGGCGGTCTCGCAGCAGATCGCGGCGCTGGCCCGCGAGGCGGGCGTCCCGCTGACGGAGCGGGACGGGCGGGGCGTACGGCTGACCGGGCAGGCGCGCGTTCTGCTGGCCCATGCGGACCTGATCGCCGCCCAACTGGAGCGGGCGCGGGCCGACTTGGCGGCGTACGGGGACGGCGGGCGCGGATCGGTGACGATCGGCTGCTTCTCCAGCGCGATCCTGGGACTCCTGCCCGGGGCACTGCGCGCCCTCGGCGAACGCCTGCCCCACGTCCGCGTCGACGTCGTCGAGGCCGAACCACCGGACCTGTTCACGGCGCTCGACGCGGGCCAGGTCGATGTGGCGGTGGCCGTGGACTTCGCGGCGGCACCCCCGCACACGGACGGCCGTTACCGCCGCGTCGACCTCCTCACGGACGTCCTGGACATCGCCGTACCGGCCGACCATCGCCTCGCGGGACGGGATCGCGTGCCACTGCGCGAGCTGGCCACCGACCCGTGGATCGTCGGCGACGCGCGCAGTTGCTGCGGCGCGGTCGCGCGCTCGGTCTGCGCGGCGGCCGGTTTCACCCCGGACATCCGGCACGCCGTGAACGACTGGGGCGCGCTGGCCGCCCTGGTCGAGGCGGGCCAGGGAGTGGCCCTGGTCCCCCGCCTGGTCCAGCCCCTGTACGCCCATCGCCGCCTGGCCCTGCTGACCACCGAGGGCACGCCGCCGTCCCGGAACGTCTTCGCCGCCGTGCGGACGGGTTCGGAGGGGGATCCGGTACTGACGGCGGTACGCGAACAACTGCGCTACTCGGCAGCAGAGTTGTTCGCGTACCGGAGCCCGGAGAGGGCCCGGACGGCTTGGTGA
- a CDS encoding GNAT family N-acetyltransferase, which translates to MTFKLEGPVLEGALVRLEPLEHRHAADLAVAAEENRGTYAFTWVPRAHEVGEYIDAQLGRAAAGLLAPYAQISLASGRAVGTTSYWDPRSWRTDDRLDAIEVGFTWLARSAQGTGVNAEAKLLLFRHAFEEWGVSRVDLKTDARNSRSRAAIESVGARFEGVLRNWSRSWVPGEDGRLRDSAIYSITATEWPECREGLEQRVAGFLARGRAR; encoded by the coding sequence TTGACTTTCAAGCTGGAGGGACCGGTTCTGGAGGGCGCACTGGTGCGCCTGGAGCCGCTGGAGCACCGGCACGCGGCCGATCTGGCGGTGGCGGCGGAGGAGAACCGGGGTACCTACGCGTTCACGTGGGTGCCGAGGGCCCATGAGGTCGGGGAGTACATCGATGCGCAGCTCGGCCGCGCGGCGGCGGGCCTGCTCGCGCCGTACGCCCAGATCTCCCTCGCCTCGGGACGAGCGGTCGGCACCACGTCGTACTGGGACCCGCGCTCATGGCGCACGGACGACCGACTCGACGCCATCGAGGTCGGCTTCACATGGCTCGCGCGCTCGGCCCAGGGAACGGGCGTCAACGCGGAGGCCAAGCTGCTGCTGTTCCGGCACGCGTTCGAGGAGTGGGGCGTCTCGCGCGTCGACCTGAAGACCGACGCGCGCAACAGCCGCTCCCGTGCGGCCATCGAGAGCGTCGGCGCCCGCTTCGAGGGCGTCCTGCGCAACTGGTCCCGCTCCTGGGTACCGGGGGAGGACGGCCGGCTCCGGGACTCCGCGATCTACTCGATCACGGCCACCGAATGGCCTGAGTGCCGAGAGGGACTGGAGCAGCGCGTCGCCGGGTTCCTGGCGCGTGGGAGGGCCCGGTGA